Genomic DNA from Hordeum vulgare subsp. vulgare chromosome 2H, MorexV3_pseudomolecules_assembly, whole genome shotgun sequence:
tcgggtccaatgacactcttctgtgataacactggggccattgccatagccaaggagcccaggtttcaccggaagacgaagcacatcaaacgccgctacaactccatccaggaccatgtccagagtggagtaatagagatttgtaaagtacacacggatctgaatgttgcagacccgttgactaaacctctttcacgagcaaaacatgatcaacgccataatgctatgggtgttcgatgcatcgcaatgtaactagattattgactctagtgcaagtgggagactgttggaaatatgccctagaggcaataataaaatggttattatcatatttccttgttcatgataatcgtctattgttcatgctataattctgttaacaggaaacagtaatacatgtgtgaataaatagatcacaatgtgtccctagcaagcctctagttggctagctcgttagtcaatagatgatcatggtttcctgatcatgggcattagatgtcattgataacgggatcacatcattgggagaatgatgtgatggacaagacccaatcctaagcgtagcactagatcgtattgttcgtatgctaaagcttttctaatgtcaagtgtcttttccttcgaccgtgagattgtgcaactcccggataccgtaggagtgctttgggtgtatcaaacgtcacaaggtaactgtgtgactataaaggtgcactacgggtacctctgaaagtgtctgttgggttggtacgaatcgagatcgggatttgtcactccgcgtgacggagaggtatatctgggcccactcgatagaacatcatcatgagctcaatgtgactaaggagttagtcacacgatgacgtgctacggaacgagtaaagagacttatcggtaacgagattgaacaaggtataggtataccgacgatcgaatctcgggcaagttctataccgacagacaaagggagttgtatacgggattgattgaatccttgacatcgtggttcatccgatgagatcatcgtggagcaagtgggagccaccatgggtatccagaccccgctgatggttattggccggagaggtgtctcggtcatgtctgcatgtctcccgaacccgtagggtctacacacttaaggttcgatgacgctagggttatagggaattgttatatgaggttattgaaagttgttcggagtcccggatgagatcccggacgtcacgaggagctccggaatggtccggaggtaaagattgatatataggacggatggttttggacaccggaagtgtttcgggcgtcaccggtaacgtaccgggaccaccgggaccaccaaaggtggccccgggggtccatcgaaagggggcaacgaccccgggaggctagatgggccaagtgtgggagggaaccagcccctaggtgggctggtgcgccccccacattcagcccaaggcgcaggaggtggagaggggggaaaaccctaggcgctggtgggcctaaggcccacctaggggtgcgccacccctccccctgccctggccgccgcacctcccatttgggggggctgtcgcaccacctagggtgggaaccctaggggtggcaccccccttccctcctcctatatatagtgggcacttttgggcttttggagacacggttttacctctccctcggcgcagccctgctcttctttctcctcctctctgccggtgcttggcgaagccctaccgggagacctcgtctcttcatcgacaccatgccgttgtgctgccggagatcttccccaacctctccctcgtcattgctggatcaaggtgtgggagacgtcaccgggctgcacgtgtgttgaacgcggaggtgtcgtggttcggcactagatcggaatcacaccgcgatctgaatcgccgcgagtacgactccatcaaccgcgttctagcaacgcttccgcttagcgatcttcaaaggtatgaagatgcgctcacccctctctcgttgctggtctctccataggaagatctgaatatgcgttttgaatttatgctacgttcctcaACACTTATGAGGCGGTGCATCCACTACGATTGTAATGGTTGCTTGTGAGTTACCAAAACCGCTGCGACGAGTAGGAGCGGCCATGGCAGCAACGGGAGAACGACCGGTGGGGGAACTGTAGTGGAGGAGCCAACCTTTGTGAGGAGCGCGAGATCGATGACAGGGTCGGCGGTCGCGACGAGGAGCCAACCATGACGGCCCGTTGGCGAGAGGGAAGGAGGCATGGAGTCGGTCACGCGCGGGAAACATTCAGGCGACCTTTGGGGCTGCGCTCGCATCGCATTTGGTTTTGTGGCAACAGCCAAAGCGCGCTATATTTGCAGCACTTGATGCTTTGCAGCAAAGTTGACATCAAGGGCAGGTTACGAAACAACATTGTTTTTTTATCTCAAATACCCAAAACAACAATAGTGCCCTCCTATGACAGCCGTTGGATATGTATGCTCTAGTCTCAGACTTGGCAATGACGCTTGCATTTTcttggatttattccgtgcctttcGATGATGTGCGTTTAGTGAGAGAAGATGTTCTCGTCGGCCACAAAGGCGTCCGTGATGGCTTCGACAATCTCAAGATAATGTGCCGACTCAGTCTTTCGAACGTGTTCATAATGATGGGTTGTGCGTGCGTACGTCCACATGAATGGGTGTATACGTGTGCGTATGTATGAGCGTCTGTCTGTCGTCTATAATGTGTTGAGAAAGAAAATGTGTTGATAATAAGGAGGTAATATATGACATGATTACGGCGTGCGTCGGCTTGGCCTGGCTATTTTCCCACACGGACGATGAGCCATGTCGTCGGAGCATTTGGCATTTGAAATTCGGCAGCCGTTGGAGGTGGGGCCCTTCTGTCTGGGCTCCCGGCCCCACGTGCGTCTCCCCCCTCCCCCAATTCGAAATCGAGATCGCGGGGAGGGACGACAACCGACGCAAAACAAAAAAGGCGGCCCCCCTCCCACCCACCACCTCCATTCAAATTCGCAGCACCGCCCGCACTCACCCAGTCACTCTCCTCGAGCCCAGCTCAGCTCGACACAGCGCAGCGGCTAGGAGGCCGCGATGGGCGAGGTGGTGCTCATGTCCAGCGCCGGCACCGGCTGCGGGGGGGAGAGGAAGGCGGCGGACCACCAGGAGAGGCAGGGGCAGCAGCAGGGGCAGGTGCTGGAGCTGCTGCTCGCCGCGCTGCGCAAGTCGGTGGCGCTGCCGTGCCAGATGGCGGACGCCGACGACCCGGCCGCCGCGGGGGGCGGCGGGTGGGGGATGGACATCGGCTGGCCCACCGACGTCCGCCACGTCGCGCACGTCACCTTCGACCGCCTCCAGGGCTTCCTCGGCCTCCCCGTCGAGTTCGAGCTCCAGATCCCCTGCCCGGCCCCCAGCGCCAGGTACATACGCTCCACGTCTATTATTGCTTGCTTGCCTGCTCAGCCGTGCGTGCGTGCCCCCGCGAGGATGAGGATTCGGTTCTGATTTCTGATAAATGTGCGTGCTTTCCGGCCTGCAGCGCCAGCGTCTTCGGCGTGTCGCCGGAGTCGATGCAGTGCGGGTATGACGACAGGGGGAACTCGGTCCCCAAGATCCTCCTGCTCATGCAGGAGAGGCTCTACTCCCAGGATGGCCTCAAGGTAGCACAACTCCGCTGCGCAAGCACATTATTACCCTGTTCCTCTTTGCTCCTGATGATTCCTGAAGCTTCATTTTGGAGCTGAGCAAATAGCTGAGTGTGTTCGTTGCCAAAATCCAATTTGTTCACTGGAGACTAGACTAATCTGTGTGGGTGGATATGTATGCAGGCGGAAGGGATCTTCCGCATCACTCCGGAGAACAGCCAGGAGGAGCATGTCAGGGAGCAGCTGAACAGGGGTGTCGTGCCTGACGACATCGACGTCCACTGCCTCGCTAGCTTGATTAAGGTACCCATTGTTTACTAGTAGgaggttccagagctcattgttttCAGTCTCTTTAGTAATCAATGACTTTCCAGAATGCCTTGTATTCATTTTACGCAAACCAAACGAATTCGATAAATAGGTTTATGAGATTTGTGCTGCAGAGAAGTGTGTAATAAAATTCTTAGTCAACATCTTCCATGGGTAGAGCAATTGGTATGAATTTTATGTCCAAGAGTGTACTGTTGTGCTCCGAATGAACTACCTTTCTGACAGAAAATAATGCTACTGTGATACTGATGAGATAATTAGCATCAATTTCCTGACACCCTTAGCTCTTCAAGTTATATATGTTTTGGGTTTTCACACATTTGGTACCTCTGCCCGGCGAAAACATAGGGGTTAATCATGTTGTGCAATTCTATTCAGGCCTGGTTCAGGGAACTACCCGAAGGCGTGCTTGATAGCCTCTCACCGGAGCAAGTCCTGAACTGCAACACCGAGGAACAATGTGTGGAGCTGGTGAGCCATATTCCTGTAACATATGCTGCACTTCTCAGCTGGGTTGTAGAGCTCATGGCTGATGTTGTCGAAGAAGAGGGGTCAAACAAGATGAATGCCCGAAATATCGCCATGGTTTTCGCACCCAATATGACACAGGTACTGATTTGCTTGCCACAATTCCCTTGCTTGAAAAACATTCCTTGTTGACACAGTTGTGCTAACAAAGGCGAATGCTCCTCTTGCAATCAGATGTCAGATCCTCTTACTGCTCTGATGCATGCTGTTcaagtgatgaacttgctcaagacCCTGGTTCTCAAAACACTGAGAGAACGTGAGGATGATGAAGGATCGTACTCGACattttcgtcatcaccaactttaTCCGATGGACTTGATGAGGTGGATCGTGATCAAGGTGGTAACAGTGACAGTGGGACTGAGAAATATGGCGATGACAGTAGTGAAAGCTCAAAGAATGTCGACAAGGCCACCAACCTGACAATGGACAGTGAACAGCTGATTGGTTCATCCAGGAGGCACACCTCATTTGAGTTCCGTTTGCCTTACAccatcgacaacgacgacgacgacgataaataTCCATCTCTAAGCGATATCGAAGAAGGTTTCTTAAGGAGGCTAGAATGTCAGGAAGTGAGCAAAGGAGGCGGTGAAGACGAGGGAAGCATCTTCTTTACCTCCACCAAAGAGGCAGAGCAGCTGAGCTCCTGTGAAAGCATAAGTGAGTCTTGCAGGGTAAGTGATCAAACAAGTAGCACTGAAGATGCAGTTGGTACCGACAGCATTGAGCCGACAATGCAAATGGAGACCAGTACCGAAACTACAAGCGAGGAGGCCACAAATGCCAAAGAAGTGAGCTGATTATATGCTTGGCTCATTGCAAAGATGCAGATTTATCTTTGGTTGTCAACCTGTCATCCATGTAATGTAACGCATAGCTGTAACTTCCACGCCTGCGTGCCATTCAGTCAACACAGGGTTGAGGAGCTTTGTCGCGGTAATATTCTGTTGCTGGAGCTGTGTAATTGATTACTCGTGTGGTTTAATTATGCTGAAATGCCTAGTTTCTGTAGAGGCACAGTACCTATCCATAACCTTTTGTGAGTTTTTTTCCCTGAACTCTTGCTTCTTATGAGGTACTCAAAACAAGTCCAACATATGCAAACCCTTGCGCCTAAAAGATACATCTCtacctaataataataataataataataataataataaagaggttATTGCTTATGTTGGAAAATCAGCCGTGGCTGTTTTGCACAAAGGCCCTTAAGGTTTTAGGTATTCAACCCGCACTTCATCCCTAATCTGCCATGAAATAACGGTTCGCTGGAAAAAAAAATGTACGCCTCCTCGCCTCGACCATGCATGTGCCTAGACCGAGCCAAATCCCCCTAGGCGCTGCGAGACCACTCGCGCGCGACCGACCTCAACCCGTGTGCCGCCACGGCCAACCTCAACCCACCCGCCGTCGCGGCcacacctctgcccgcttgccgcCCCCgtcgcggcgctcgagcgcaactTCTGGATCAGGTCAACGCGGCGGCTTGAGCGGCCGGGGACAACGCCTCTGCTTGATGCACAACGGCGACGACGAGATCCAGCGGGCCGGGAGAAAGAGGGATCCGAAGCGGCAGCGTGAAGTTCTTGcacgtggaggcgggcctccatggctggcAAAGAGAGCTCTAAGGTCATGTCGGGgctttaatttttttggtagtaaAGAGAGACAGAGGAGGACCcggggaggaggagaggtaggagaaggaggatgtgGAAGAAGGAAGGGTGCGACAGAGGTGAGTGTGCTGACGCTTGCCGCGCCCAAGGCTTGATCTGCCGCCGCCTCTCCTCTTCCAATGGTGGCTGTGACACGTCAGTTCTCCAGCCACTGGCACTTCTCCTCTGCCCATGGGCCATGGCTGCTCTGATGCATCAAATCCCTCAGCTTCTCGGTGCCTCTCCATCTCTTGCCGATTTAATTTATAACTGGGCTATCCTCTTGACTCTACCAACACTCTGGAGTTACAAGCAATTACATCAGGTAGATATATCTATCTTCTTTTTTTGCTTTGAGCTGCATTGATTTATTGGTAAACGGGAGAGGCAGGTGAGCTGTCAACACATCTTGGCCATCATTGATTTATAGACAAGACGAATAGATATGCAGGCTAAGCTCCATAGCAAAGGAAGTTCGGTAGTACATGCCATGTTTATGCTCACAGATTGAATAATCTGTATATAACTATTTACGCGATACTTGAACCATAGGAGCAAttctttctggatattttgctagGGATTGTGCCTTGCAGTCAATTTATAAAAGGGTAAGATGTATCACAATATCTTTGACTTGCGTTCTTTGTGATGTCAAGTGAgaaaatagaatatatataatctttaaattatcttttccttttttttatgccTCTATCTTACACTTCATGTGTATGTGCTCGCTGTGTTTACCTGCATTTGATGAAAATTTGCATTTTTCATTTTAACATAGATGTTTAGTAAAATCAAATATAAAAACTGGTGCACAATGACACATGAATCGGTTATGCTTTtttacccggtgcaacgcacgtgcA
This window encodes:
- the LOC123429263 gene encoding rho GTPase-activating protein 5-like, translating into MGEVVLMSSAGTGCGGERKAADHQERQGQQQGQVLELLLAALRKSVALPCQMADADDPAAAGGGGWGMDIGWPTDVRHVAHVTFDRLQGFLGLPVEFELQIPCPAPSASASVFGVSPESMQCGYDDRGNSVPKILLLMQERLYSQDGLKAEGIFRITPENSQEEHVREQLNRGVVPDDIDVHCLASLIKAWFRELPEGVLDSLSPEQVLNCNTEEQCVELVSHIPVTYAALLSWVVELMADVVEEEGSNKMNARNIAMVFAPNMTQMSDPLTALMHAVQVMNLLKTLVLKTLREREDDEGSYSTFSSSPTLSDGLDEVDRDQGGNSDSGTEKYGDDSSESSKNVDKATNLTMDSEQLIGSSRRHTSFEFRLPYTIDNDDDDDKYPSLSDIEEGFLRRLECQEVSKGGGEDEGSIFFTSTKEAEQLSSCESISESCRVSDQTSSTEDAVGTDSIEPTMQMETSTETTSEEATNAKEVS